A stretch of DNA from Oryzomicrobium terrae:
CCCCCAGGTGGCGCAGCAGGGATTCGACCTCGCGCCAATGGATGTTGGCACTGGGCGGGTCATGAAAAATGGTGCGCAGCAGGGGCAAATGCTTGTGGCTCATGACTCGCTCCAGTTCAGGGGTGGCGTGGTCGTTCGAGAAAAGCGTTCACCAGATCCATCGGCAGGGGAAAGATCACCGTGGTGTTCTTGTCGGCGCCGATCACCGTCAGGGTTTCCAGGTAGCGCAACTGGATCGCCTGAGGCTCCTGGGCAAGAATCCTGGCCGCCTGGAAAAGTTTTTCAGCGGCCTGCAACTCGCCCTCGGCATGAATGACCTTGGCGCGCCGCTCCCGCTCCGCCTCCGCTTGGCGGGCGATGGCACGGATCATCGATTCGGTCAGATCCACCTGCTTGATCTCGACATTGGACACTTTGATGCCCCAGGTGTCGGTCTGGGCATCGAGGGCCAACTGGATGTCCTGATTGAGCCGCTCCCGCTCCGCCAGCATGTCGTCCAACTGGTGCTTGCCGAGCACCGAACGCAACATGGTCTGGGCCAGCTGGCTGGTGGCGTTGAGGTAATCCTCCACCTGGATGATGGCCTTGGCCGCATCGATCACGCGCAGATAGACCACGGCACTGACCTTGACCGACACGTTGTCCCGGGAAATCACGTCCTGGGTCGGCACCTCCAGCACAATGGTGCGCAGATCGACCCGCACCACCTGCTGGATGGCCGGGACGATGATCACCAGCCCCGGCCCCTTCACCTTCCAGAAACGGCCCAGGGTGAACACCACGCCCCGCTCGTACTCGCGGAAGATGCGGATCGATGCAAACGCCAGCACCACCAGCAGCACCACGACGACGCCGTAGCCGCCGAAGATGGCACCGGATATTCCGGATTCCCAGGGCATGAGCCTCTCCTTCGCACCAAGCCGTTCCCTCTTGCTTGGGCCATGGCGCTGGCGCGGCAGTTCCCGGCCGGCGCTGTCCCGGGGTGCTTCGGGCGCTGACGGCGCTACACTGGCAAGGTGAGCACGCCCCTCCTTCCGCCCCCTCGCCCACCTGCGCATCCGCCCGCCGGCGGTGAGGAGGCGCGGCTGTTCCTCGCCCTCTGGCCCGATGCAGGC
This window harbors:
- a CDS encoding slipin family protein, which produces MPWESGISGAIFGGYGVVVVLLVVLAFASIRIFREYERGVVFTLGRFWKVKGPGLVIIVPAIQQVVRVDLRTIVLEVPTQDVISRDNVSVKVSAVVYLRVIDAAKAIIQVEDYLNATSQLAQTMLRSVLGKHQLDDMLAERERLNQDIQLALDAQTDTWGIKVSNVEIKQVDLTESMIRAIARQAEAERERRAKVIHAEGELQAAEKLFQAARILAQEPQAIQLRYLETLTVIGADKNTTVIFPLPMDLVNAFLERPRHP